The following proteins are co-located in the Granulicella pectinivorans genome:
- the glp gene encoding gephyrin-like molybdotransferase Glp: MSVLGFDEALAVVLEHARGLGAPPLIEVVALKDAVGRVIAEPVRADRDQPPFDRSTRDGFAVRSGSFASGATLRVMGEVRAGERWSGGRVGEGEAVKIMTGAPLPTGADAVAMVEFVEVVGEGIRTVAGRGLARFENVVLRGSEARAGYVVMAAGTVVGAAEIGLAATCGRAELTVYRRPMVAVIATGDELVEVGSGRALEEEEIWNSNGHALRALVHGSGGFGGKLAIARDTLEDVTERVLQGRAWDLMILSGGVSMGEYDLVEEVLAGLGAEFFFTGVKMQPGKPVVFGRLPERDGAKACYFFGLPGNPVSTQVTFHCFVEPFLKAMAGGVVEGPLFVQAALREAVPGSTGRMRFLPARLGRDRVGPSVTLVGWQGSGDMAANARANCYAVLPQREGEFAAGEVISVLLR, translated from the coding sequence GTGAGTGTTCTCGGGTTCGATGAGGCGTTGGCTGTGGTGCTGGAGCATGCGCGTGGGTTGGGGGCTCCGCCGCTGATCGAGGTGGTGGCGCTGAAGGATGCGGTGGGAAGGGTGATCGCGGAGCCGGTGCGGGCGGACCGGGATCAGCCGCCGTTCGACCGGTCGACGCGGGATGGGTTTGCGGTGCGGTCGGGTTCGTTTGCCTCTGGCGCGACGCTTCGGGTGATGGGTGAGGTGCGGGCCGGGGAGCGGTGGAGCGGTGGCCGGGTGGGCGAGGGGGAGGCGGTGAAGATCATGACCGGGGCTCCCCTGCCGACGGGGGCGGATGCGGTGGCGATGGTGGAGTTTGTGGAGGTGGTGGGAGAGGGAATACGGACGGTGGCGGGCCGTGGTTTGGCCCGGTTCGAGAACGTGGTGTTGCGCGGGAGCGAGGCGCGGGCGGGGTATGTGGTGATGGCGGCGGGGACGGTGGTGGGCGCGGCGGAGATTGGCCTGGCGGCGACATGCGGGCGGGCGGAGCTGACGGTGTACAGGAGGCCGATGGTGGCGGTGATCGCCACGGGGGATGAGCTGGTGGAGGTCGGTTCGGGGAGGGCGCTGGAGGAGGAAGAGATCTGGAACTCGAATGGGCATGCGCTGCGGGCGCTGGTGCATGGGTCGGGTGGGTTTGGGGGGAAGCTGGCGATTGCGCGGGATACGCTCGAGGACGTCACGGAGAGGGTTTTGCAGGGGCGGGCGTGGGATCTGATGATCTTGTCGGGTGGGGTGTCGATGGGAGAGTACGACCTGGTGGAGGAGGTGCTCGCCGGGCTGGGGGCGGAGTTCTTTTTTACCGGGGTGAAGATGCAGCCCGGCAAGCCGGTGGTGTTCGGGCGGCTGCCGGAGCGGGACGGGGCGAAGGCGTGCTACTTCTTTGGGTTGCCGGGGAATCCGGTTTCGACGCAGGTTACGTTTCATTGCTTTGTGGAGCCTTTTTTGAAGGCGATGGCGGGTGGGGTGGTGGAGGGGCCGTTGTTTGTGCAAGCTGCTTTGCGTGAGGCGGTGCCGGGGAGTACGGGGCGGATGCGGTTTCTGCCGGCTCGGTTGGGGCGGGATCGGGTTGGGCCTTCGGTGACGCTTGTTGGGTGGCAGGGGTCGGGGGATATGGCGGCGAATGCGCGGGCGAACTGCTATGCGGTGCTGCCGCAGCGGGAGGGGGAGTTTGCGGCGGGTGAGGTGATTTCGGTGCTGCTGCGGTAG
- the moaC gene encoding cyclic pyranopterin monophosphate synthase MoaC yields MSKLSHYDEAGEAHMVDVSGKTATRREATAGAFVELSEAVLAALPQNPKGNPLEVARFAGIMAAKQTSSLIPMCHPLALSFVDVAATVVAGGVKIEATAATTAGTGVEMEAMVAASVAALTVYDMTKALDKGIRIREVVLLRKSGGKSGDYVRSEV; encoded by the coding sequence ATGAGCAAGTTGTCGCATTACGATGAGGCAGGGGAGGCTCACATGGTGGATGTGAGCGGGAAGACGGCTACGCGGCGGGAGGCGACGGCGGGGGCGTTTGTGGAGCTCTCCGAGGCGGTGCTGGCGGCGCTGCCGCAGAACCCGAAGGGGAATCCGCTGGAGGTGGCGCGGTTTGCGGGGATTATGGCGGCGAAGCAAACGTCTTCGTTGATTCCGATGTGTCATCCGCTGGCGCTGAGCTTTGTGGATGTTGCGGCTACGGTGGTGGCGGGTGGGGTGAAGATCGAGGCGACCGCGGCGACTACGGCTGGCACGGGTGTGGAGATGGAGGCCATGGTGGCGGCCTCGGTCGCGGCGCTGACGGTGTATGACATGACCAAGGCGCTGGATAAAGGGATTCGGATTCGTGAGGTTGTGCTGTTGAGGAAGAGTGGGGGGAAGAGTGGGGATTATGTTCGAAGCGAAGTTTAG
- a CDS encoding family 43 glycosylhydrolase, with translation MGHPRLWLFLLLALTVGASAQGVIRPGEVWKDDQGRQIQAHGGGILKQGKTFYWFGEEREQGRDTSKKYVGCYSSKDLVHWKFRKLIAFADPENFGAHWILERPKVYFNAKTKKFVMYMHIDGPERPGGPGYGLARVGIAVSDKVDGDYTYVKSFRPLGHESRDIGQFVDDDGTAYLITEDRPFGFRIEKLTDDFMGIEKQMTLIPMHMEGGALVHYKGLYYAVGSALTGWNANPNKYATATSLEGPWSEFKDIAPPETKTYGSQSTLLLKIVGTKTTSVIFMGDVWKAKTLWDSRYLWMPVEIGDGVLKLPEPKPWTIDVKTGVTKVLP, from the coding sequence GTGGGGCACCCTCGTTTGTGGCTCTTTCTGCTGCTTGCGCTTACCGTTGGGGCTTCGGCGCAGGGGGTGATCCGGCCCGGTGAGGTCTGGAAGGATGACCAGGGGCGGCAGATTCAGGCGCATGGGGGCGGGATTCTCAAACAGGGAAAGACGTTTTACTGGTTTGGCGAAGAGCGGGAGCAGGGGCGGGATACTTCGAAGAAATACGTCGGTTGCTACTCGTCGAAGGATCTTGTGCACTGGAAGTTTCGAAAGCTGATTGCGTTTGCCGATCCGGAGAACTTTGGGGCGCACTGGATTCTGGAGAGGCCGAAGGTCTACTTCAATGCGAAGACGAAGAAGTTTGTGATGTATATGCATATTGACGGGCCGGAGAGGCCCGGAGGGCCGGGGTATGGGCTGGCTCGGGTGGGGATCGCGGTGAGCGACAAGGTGGATGGGGATTACACGTATGTGAAGAGCTTTCGGCCGCTGGGGCATGAGAGCCGGGATATCGGGCAGTTTGTGGATGACGATGGGACGGCGTATCTGATTACCGAGGACAGGCCGTTTGGGTTCCGGATCGAGAAGCTGACCGACGACTTCATGGGGATTGAGAAGCAGATGACGTTAATCCCGATGCACATGGAGGGTGGGGCTCTGGTGCATTACAAGGGTCTTTACTATGCGGTCGGGTCGGCGCTGACGGGGTGGAATGCGAATCCGAACAAGTACGCTACGGCTACGAGCCTGGAAGGGCCTTGGTCGGAGTTCAAGGATATCGCTCCGCCGGAGACGAAGACGTATGGGTCGCAGTCTACGTTGCTGCTGAAGATTGTGGGGACGAAGACGACTTCGGTGATCTTTATGGGGGATGTGTGGAAGGCGAAGACGCTTTGGGACTCGCGGTATCTTTGGATGCCGGTGGAGATTGGGGATGGGGTTTTGAAGCTGCCGGAGCCTAAGCCCTGGACGATTGATGTGAAGACGGGTGTGACGAAGGTCCTGCCTTAG
- the greB gene encoding transcription elongation factor GreB, with the protein MQKGFTRRPKAEEPAPANHGKNYITPAGIERLKEERHFLITKDRPAVVQVVAWAASNGDRSENADYQYSKRRLRQIDGRVRFLTKRIEAAEVVDPEAPRTGLRATRAFFGATVRYANAAGEERVVSIVGTDEVDLDRGHVSWESPLGRALMKAGEYDEVVLRAPGGTETLTVLEVRYERIAVEPFRVPAAFDGATKGLDR; encoded by the coding sequence TTGCAAAAGGGGTTTACGAGAAGACCGAAGGCCGAGGAACCCGCGCCGGCGAACCACGGCAAGAACTACATCACTCCAGCCGGGATCGAACGCCTGAAAGAGGAGCGCCATTTCCTGATCACCAAGGATCGTCCAGCCGTGGTGCAGGTGGTGGCGTGGGCTGCGAGCAATGGCGATCGCAGCGAAAATGCCGACTACCAGTACAGCAAGCGGCGGCTGCGGCAGATCGATGGACGGGTTCGCTTCCTGACCAAGCGGATCGAAGCCGCGGAGGTGGTCGACCCGGAGGCTCCGAGGACGGGGCTGCGGGCGACGAGGGCGTTCTTTGGGGCGACCGTGCGGTATGCAAATGCCGCGGGGGAAGAGCGGGTGGTGAGCATCGTCGGGACCGATGAAGTCGATCTCGACCGCGGCCATGTCAGTTGGGAGTCGCCGCTGGGGCGCGCCTTGATGAAAGCGGGAGAGTACGACGAGGTGGTTCTGCGTGCGCCGGGCGGCACGGAGACGCTGACTGTGTTGGAGGTGCGGTACGAGCGGATTGCCGTGGAACCGTTTCGGGTGCCGGCTGCGTTCGACGGGGCGACCAAGGGGCTTGATCGCTGA
- the egtD gene encoding L-histidine N(alpha)-methyltransferase: MPTAEAVSTTQAVALAASAGLTVTPRTLPPWLFYDESGSHLFEQITALPEYYLTRTERAIFQANAREIISSVLAENAEHLTIAELGAGTATKTGILLRAAIARQPELLYQPIDVSQTCLDEATELLERAIPGLLVRPQLANYTTEPISLERPEGARILALYIGSSIGNFSPEEAQAILANLRAQLQPGDVILLGTDLAPSPAKSIATLLAAYDDAAGVTAAFNRNILTRLNRDLDADFRPECFRHVARWSAIESRIEMHLESQHRQTVHLRACDLTITFEQGETIHTENSYKFTQPALAELFKTTGYTPTKTYHDEKNLFAVTLATAV; encoded by the coding sequence TTGCCCACAGCAGAAGCAGTCTCCACCACCCAGGCCGTAGCCCTCGCCGCCAGCGCGGGCCTCACCGTAACCCCGCGCACCCTTCCGCCGTGGCTCTTCTACGACGAGTCCGGCTCGCATCTCTTCGAGCAGATCACCGCCCTCCCCGAGTACTACCTCACCCGCACCGAGCGCGCCATCTTCCAAGCAAACGCCCGCGAAATCATCTCCTCCGTCCTTGCTGAGAACGCCGAACATCTCACCATCGCCGAACTGGGCGCAGGCACCGCGACCAAGACCGGCATCCTCCTCCGCGCCGCCATCGCCCGCCAGCCCGAGCTCCTCTATCAACCCATCGATGTCAGCCAGACCTGCCTCGACGAGGCCACCGAGCTGCTGGAGCGCGCCATCCCCGGCCTCCTCGTTCGCCCCCAGCTCGCCAACTACACCACCGAACCCATCTCCCTCGAGCGCCCCGAAGGCGCCAGGATCCTCGCCCTCTACATCGGCTCCAGTATCGGCAACTTCTCGCCCGAAGAGGCCCAGGCCATCCTCGCGAACCTCCGCGCCCAGCTTCAGCCCGGCGACGTCATCCTCCTCGGCACCGATCTGGCACCCAGCCCCGCAAAGTCCATCGCCACTCTACTAGCCGCCTACGACGACGCGGCAGGAGTCACCGCCGCCTTCAACCGCAACATCCTCACCCGCCTTAACCGCGACCTCGACGCCGACTTCCGCCCGGAGTGTTTCCGCCACGTAGCCCGCTGGAGCGCGATCGAATCCCGCATCGAGATGCACCTGGAATCGCAGCACCGCCAGACGGTCCATCTCCGCGCCTGTGATCTGACCATCACCTTCGAACAGGGCGAGACCATCCACACCGAGAACAGTTACAAATTCACCCAACCCGCCCTTGCGGAGCTCTTCAAGACCACCGGCTACACCCCGACTAAGACCTACCACGACGAAAAGAACCTCTTCGCCGTAACTCTAGCCACCGCAGTCTAG
- the egtB gene encoding ergothioneine biosynthesis protein EgtB, translating into MPTTTSASALAESLLTRFRLVRSATMALVGPLTPEDLMVQSTPEASPVKWHLAHTTWFFETFILRDFLPHYKPFHPDFLWLFNSYYNSLGDMPEKKLRASFSRPPLDQILAYRIHVDAAVEQLLATTVDDEPIRRMALGFEHEQQHQELIATDIKHALFTNPLHPAYKEAPEQKGIAPALTFTTYAPENGLVQIGVTPDPNSPEAFAFDNETPQHTVFLRPFALADRLVTCAEYLAFMNDNAYTRPELWLSEGWTTLRNEGWQAPLYWTRDQASPTGWKIYTLHGFEPLPEQDGLAETPVCHLSFFEADAFARWKGCRLPTEFEWEYAATQSPIPAASNFIETEALHPTPATTTQLFGDTWEWTASPYTGYPGYKPLPGALGEYNGKFMSSQIILRGGSCVTPATHIRSTYRNFFPPSTRWQFSGLRLAKEV; encoded by the coding sequence ATGCCGACCACCACCTCTGCCTCCGCTCTGGCCGAATCCCTCCTCACCCGCTTCCGACTCGTCCGTTCCGCGACCATGGCCCTCGTCGGCCCCCTCACCCCCGAAGACCTGATGGTCCAGTCCACCCCCGAGGCCAGCCCGGTCAAGTGGCACCTCGCCCACACCACCTGGTTCTTCGAGACCTTCATCCTTCGCGACTTCCTCCCCCACTACAAGCCCTTCCACCCCGACTTCCTCTGGCTCTTCAACTCCTACTACAACTCCCTCGGCGACATGCCCGAGAAGAAGCTCCGCGCCAGTTTCTCCCGGCCCCCCCTCGACCAGATCCTCGCCTACCGCATCCACGTCGACGCCGCCGTCGAGCAGCTTCTCGCAACGACCGTCGACGACGAGCCCATCCGCCGCATGGCCCTCGGCTTCGAACACGAGCAGCAGCACCAGGAGCTCATCGCCACCGACATCAAGCACGCCCTCTTCACGAACCCCCTCCACCCCGCGTACAAAGAAGCTCCAGAACAAAAGGGAATCGCCCCCGCCCTCACCTTCACCACCTACGCTCCAGAAAACGGCCTCGTCCAGATCGGCGTCACCCCCGACCCCAACTCCCCCGAGGCCTTCGCCTTCGACAACGAGACCCCCCAGCACACCGTCTTCCTTCGCCCCTTCGCCCTGGCCGACCGTCTCGTCACCTGCGCCGAATACCTGGCCTTCATGAACGACAACGCCTACACCCGTCCCGAACTCTGGCTCTCCGAGGGATGGACCACCCTCCGCAACGAGGGCTGGCAGGCCCCGCTCTACTGGACCCGCGACCAGGCCTCTCCAACGGGCTGGAAGATCTACACCCTCCACGGCTTCGAACCCCTGCCCGAGCAGGACGGCCTCGCCGAAACCCCCGTCTGTCACCTCAGCTTCTTCGAGGCCGATGCCTTCGCCCGTTGGAAGGGGTGTCGTCTCCCCACGGAATTCGAGTGGGAATACGCCGCCACCCAATCCCCGATCCCTGCCGCCTCCAACTTCATCGAGACCGAAGCCCTCCACCCCACCCCCGCCACCACCACCCAGCTCTTCGGCGACACCTGGGAGTGGACCGCCAGCCCTTACACCGGATACCCCGGCTACAAACCCCTCCCCGGAGCCCTCGGCGAGTACAACGGTAAGTTCATGTCCTCGCAGATCATCCTCCGCGGAGGCTCCTGCGTCACCCCCGCCACCCACATCCGGTCCACCTACCGCAACTTCTTCCCTCCCTCCACCCGCTGGCAGTTCTCCGGACTCCGTCTCGCAAAGGAGGTTTAG
- a CDS encoding class I SAM-dependent methyltransferase, with the protein MADAMDLVAIKVKQQAAWASGDYAVVGNTIVLMAELLCEAMDVRSGWRVLDVAAGSGNASLAAARRGCWVTSTDYVPALLEQGEARAEAEGFRIAFQEADAENLPFEDGSFDAVISTVGVMFAPNQERCAMEMMRVCKAGGTIGMANWTPGGFVGQIFRCIGKYLPPPAGLKPPSVWGTEARLTELFSGVAKIETVARQFVFRSASPAAWLEGFKTYYGPMHKTFLALDEAGRAGLTKDLMELVGSLNRAEDGTMVVPSEYLEIVITR; encoded by the coding sequence ATGGCGGATGCGATGGACCTGGTGGCGATCAAGGTGAAGCAGCAGGCGGCCTGGGCGAGCGGTGACTATGCCGTGGTCGGCAATACGATCGTGCTGATGGCTGAGTTGCTGTGCGAGGCGATGGACGTGCGCAGCGGGTGGCGGGTGCTGGATGTGGCGGCGGGTAGCGGGAATGCGTCGTTGGCGGCCGCGCGCAGGGGGTGCTGGGTGACCTCGACGGATTATGTGCCTGCTCTGCTGGAACAGGGCGAGGCGCGGGCGGAGGCGGAAGGGTTTCGGATCGCGTTCCAGGAGGCGGATGCGGAGAATCTGCCGTTTGAGGATGGGTCGTTCGACGCGGTGATCTCGACGGTGGGAGTGATGTTCGCGCCCAACCAGGAACGGTGCGCGATGGAGATGATGCGGGTGTGCAAGGCGGGTGGGACGATTGGGATGGCGAACTGGACGCCGGGGGGATTTGTGGGGCAGATCTTCAGGTGTATTGGGAAGTATCTGCCGCCGCCGGCTGGGCTGAAGCCACCCTCGGTGTGGGGGACGGAGGCTCGGCTGACGGAGCTGTTTTCTGGCGTGGCGAAGATCGAGACAGTCGCGCGGCAGTTTGTGTTTCGGTCGGCGAGTCCGGCGGCCTGGCTGGAGGGGTTCAAGACGTACTATGGGCCGATGCACAAGACGTTTCTGGCGCTCGATGAGGCTGGGCGGGCCGGGTTGACGAAGGACTTGATGGAGTTGGTGGGATCTCTGAACCGGGCTGAGGATGGGACGATGGTCGTGCCGAGTGAGTATCTGGAGATTGTGATCACCCGTTAG
- a CDS encoding VIT1/CCC1 transporter family protein yields MHDIARDPHHEHHFTSTETVRDIVIGLSDGLTVPFALAAGLSGAIASTHIVVLAGLAEIAAGSIAMGLGGYLAARGDAEHYASELAREQDEVVTRPDDEAEEIYEIFAQYKVPREAAKPVLEALQQNHPAYVDFMMRFELGLEAPAPNRAHRSALTIAAAYIAGGFIPLLPYMLLQHVIPTPGALPPVTLALRLSVVITLLALAIFGALKGRLLGTGTLRSAFQTASIGGAAAAVAYTLAHLLNGHA; encoded by the coding sequence ATGCATGACATCGCGCGCGACCCTCATCATGAGCACCACTTCACCTCGACCGAAACCGTGCGCGACATCGTCATCGGCCTCTCCGACGGACTCACCGTACCCTTCGCCCTCGCCGCCGGCCTCTCCGGAGCCATCGCGTCCACGCATATCGTCGTCCTCGCCGGCCTCGCCGAGATCGCGGCTGGCTCCATCGCCATGGGCCTTGGTGGCTACCTCGCCGCCCGTGGCGACGCCGAGCACTACGCCTCCGAGCTGGCCCGCGAGCAGGACGAGGTCGTCACCCGTCCCGACGACGAGGCCGAGGAGATTTACGAGATCTTCGCCCAGTACAAAGTCCCCCGCGAAGCCGCGAAACCGGTCCTCGAAGCCCTCCAGCAGAACCATCCCGCCTACGTCGACTTCATGATGCGCTTCGAGCTTGGCCTCGAAGCCCCTGCTCCCAACCGGGCCCACCGCTCCGCCCTCACCATCGCCGCGGCCTACATCGCCGGCGGCTTCATCCCGCTGCTTCCCTACATGCTCCTCCAGCACGTCATCCCCACCCCCGGCGCCCTGCCGCCGGTCACCCTCGCACTCCGGCTTTCGGTCGTCATCACTCTCCTTGCCCTCGCCATCTTCGGAGCCCTCAAAGGCCGTCTCCTCGGCACCGGAACCCTGCGCTCCGCATTCCAAACCGCGAGCATCGGAGGCGCCGCCGCCGCCGTCGCCTACACCCTGGCCCATCTCCTCAACGGCCACGCCTAA